From a single Micromonospora sp. WMMD1102 genomic region:
- a CDS encoding NAD(P)-binding domain-containing protein: MTHDYLILGAGPAGLQLAALLERDGHDYLVLEAGEGPGTFFTRYPRHRKLISINKVYTGSDDPEFNLRMDWNSLLGDDPELLFTRYTGRYFPDADLMVRYLADFAAATGARVRYRTRVVRVGRDGDGFEAVDDTGRCWRGRRLVVATGVSQLYVPPIEGIEHAERYDTVSVDPRDFVNQRVMVIGKGNSGFETADNLVETAAVVHVAGPHSVRFAWQTHYVGHLRAVNNNFLDTYQLKSQNAVLDGTVESIRRRDDGGYLVRFRYARTVEAIREIEYDRVIACTGFRFDADIFDDSCRPALVIDDRFPEQTPAYESSTVPELYFAGTLTQQRDFKRSTSGFIHGFRYGVRALYRILRTRYHGTGWPATPVEATPEAITDAIIARINRSSALWQQFGVLGDVVAVSGDTAAYHEEVPVAHLVAGGLGGGTFFVTTLEYGADHDSVDPFDITVPRPRENDATAAHDASYLHPVVRLYRDGQVVAVHHLAENLENEWNLAGVHQQPLAVFVKEHLADARG; encoded by the coding sequence ATGACGCACGATTACCTGATCCTCGGCGCCGGGCCGGCCGGACTCCAGCTCGCGGCCCTGCTGGAACGCGACGGTCACGACTACCTCGTGCTGGAGGCCGGTGAAGGGCCGGGCACCTTCTTCACCCGCTATCCCCGACACCGCAAGCTGATCTCCATCAACAAGGTCTACACCGGCTCGGACGACCCCGAGTTCAACCTGCGGATGGACTGGAACTCGCTGCTCGGCGACGACCCGGAACTGCTCTTCACCAGGTACACCGGGCGGTACTTCCCGGACGCCGACCTGATGGTCCGCTACCTGGCCGACTTCGCCGCCGCCACCGGGGCCCGGGTCCGCTACCGCACCCGGGTCGTCCGGGTCGGCCGGGACGGCGACGGCTTCGAGGCCGTCGACGACACCGGCCGGTGCTGGCGCGGCCGGCGGCTGGTGGTCGCCACCGGAGTGTCGCAACTGTACGTGCCGCCGATCGAGGGCATCGAACACGCCGAACGGTACGACACGGTGAGCGTCGACCCGCGCGACTTCGTCAACCAGCGCGTCATGGTGATCGGCAAGGGCAACTCCGGCTTCGAGACCGCCGACAACCTGGTGGAGACCGCGGCGGTGGTGCACGTGGCCGGACCGCACTCGGTCAGGTTCGCCTGGCAGACGCACTACGTCGGGCACCTGCGGGCGGTGAACAACAACTTCCTCGACACCTACCAGCTCAAGTCGCAGAACGCCGTGCTGGACGGGACGGTCGAGAGCATCCGCCGCCGCGACGACGGCGGATACCTGGTCCGGTTCCGCTACGCCCGCACAGTGGAGGCGATCCGGGAGATCGAGTACGACCGGGTGATCGCCTGCACCGGCTTCCGCTTCGACGCGGACATCTTCGACGACTCCTGCCGCCCGGCGCTGGTGATCGACGACCGCTTCCCGGAGCAGACCCCGGCGTACGAGTCGAGCACCGTGCCCGAGCTGTACTTCGCCGGCACCCTCACCCAGCAGCGGGACTTCAAGCGGTCGACGAGCGGCTTCATCCACGGCTTCCGGTACGGCGTCCGGGCGTTGTACCGGATCCTGCGCACCCGCTACCACGGGACGGGCTGGCCGGCGACCCCGGTCGAGGCGACCCCGGAGGCGATCACCGACGCGATAATCGCCCGGATCAACCGCTCCTCGGCGCTCTGGCAGCAGTTCGGCGTCCTCGGCGACGTCGTCGCGGTCTCCGGTGACACCGCCGCCTACCACGAGGAGGTGCCGGTGGCCCACCTCGTCGCGGGCGGCCTCGGCGGCGGCACGTTCTTCGTCACCACCCTGGAGTACGGCGCCGACCACGACAGCGTCGACCCGTTCGACATCACGGTGCCCCGGCCACGGGAGAACGACGCCACCGCCGCACACGACGCCAGCTACCTGCACCCGGTCGTCCGGCTCTATCGGGACGGGCAGGTGGTCGCCGTACACCACCTGGCGGAGAACCTGGAGAACGAGTGGAACCTGGCCGGGGTACACCAGCAGCCGCTGGCCGTCTTCGTCAAGGAACACCTCGCCGATGCCCGGGGCTGA
- a CDS encoding aromatic amino acid ammonia-lyase, whose product MTTQRAPGPARTAAPTGSQLTGSRPTVAGAVDLARPLRVADLRRVAAGVRVEVPAQVRDRVARGRGHLRTVLGDDDRPVYGATTGFGALVGFAGRDDEADQCDNTLAHLGAGHGPEIDPAVARATVLVRAWSLAQGVSGVSPRVVEGLAAMLATPFAPAMPRYGSVGASGDLIPLAYAAQSLRGRGWAYLDGERLPAGEALTRAGLSPLVLDGRDALALVNGTSLTTAALALALHGVRAAHRAAQSLSCLLVDVLGCDPGQFLHPRLISAYGHPGAVDVAARMRVLLDGAVPSGGRPLQEAYSIRCVPQLLGAAEDALRYVDGVVAADLRGVSDNPLFFPDEDLVLHGGNFFGQPAAFAADLLGTVAAQLGNLVERQLDLLVDPARNGGLPPMLAAGPGRQHGLQGVQLASTALVAEIRRNATPAGMQSLPTNLHNQDVVPFGTQAALRAVEQAELLRLLCGSLAVGLRQAVHVGARTPTAPGCAELLDRLVEVVPAIDPDRPLDADVVRAAELLDELTALPDES is encoded by the coding sequence ATGACGACCCAGCGTGCGCCCGGCCCGGCCCGTACCGCCGCTCCGACCGGCTCCCAACTGACCGGCTCCCGGCCCACCGTCGCCGGCGCCGTCGACCTGGCCCGGCCGCTGCGGGTGGCGGACCTGCGCCGGGTCGCGGCCGGGGTCCGGGTCGAGGTCCCGGCCCAGGTCCGGGACCGGGTGGCGCGCGGCCGGGGCCACCTGCGGACGGTACTCGGCGACGACGACCGGCCGGTCTACGGCGCCACCACGGGCTTCGGCGCACTGGTCGGGTTCGCCGGCCGGGACGACGAGGCCGACCAGTGCGACAACACGCTGGCCCATCTCGGGGCGGGGCACGGGCCGGAGATAGATCCGGCGGTCGCCCGGGCCACCGTGCTGGTCCGGGCCTGGTCGCTGGCCCAGGGCGTCTCCGGGGTGTCACCGCGGGTGGTGGAGGGACTCGCCGCGATGCTGGCGACGCCGTTCGCCCCGGCGATGCCCCGGTACGGCTCGGTCGGGGCCAGCGGAGACCTGATCCCGCTCGCCTATGCCGCGCAGTCGCTGCGCGGTCGGGGCTGGGCCTATCTGGACGGCGAACGGCTGCCGGCCGGCGAGGCGCTCACCCGGGCGGGGCTGAGCCCGCTGGTGCTGGACGGGCGGGACGCACTGGCGCTGGTGAACGGTACGTCGCTGACCACCGCCGCCCTCGCGCTCGCCCTGCACGGTGTGCGTGCCGCGCACCGGGCCGCGCAGTCGCTGAGTTGTCTCCTCGTCGACGTGCTCGGCTGCGATCCCGGCCAGTTCCTGCACCCCCGGCTGATCTCCGCGTACGGGCACCCCGGCGCGGTCGACGTCGCCGCCCGGATGCGGGTACTGCTCGACGGGGCGGTGCCGTCCGGCGGCCGGCCGCTCCAGGAGGCGTACAGCATCCGGTGCGTGCCGCAGCTGCTCGGCGCCGCCGAGGACGCCCTGCGGTACGTCGACGGCGTGGTCGCGGCCGACCTGCGCGGGGTCAGCGACAATCCGCTCTTCTTCCCCGACGAGGACCTGGTGCTGCACGGCGGCAACTTCTTCGGCCAGCCGGCCGCGTTCGCCGCCGACCTGCTGGGCACGGTCGCCGCCCAGCTGGGCAACCTCGTCGAGCGCCAACTCGACCTGCTGGTGGACCCGGCCCGCAACGGCGGGCTGCCGCCGATGCTGGCCGCCGGGCCCGGCCGGCAGCACGGGCTGCAGGGCGTGCAGCTGGCCAGTACCGCGCTGGTGGCGGAGATCCGCCGCAACGCCACCCCCGCCGGGATGCAGAGCCTGCCGACCAACCTGCACAACCAGGACGTGGTGCCGTTCGGCACCCAGGCGGCGCTGCGCGCCGTGGAACAGGCCGAACTGCTCCGGCTGCTCTGCGGCTCGCTGGCGGTCGGGTTGCGGCAGGCCGTGCACGTCGGCGCGCGTACCCCGACCGCGCCGGGCTGTGCCGAGCTGCTGGACCGGCTGGTCGAGGTGGTGCCGGCAATCGATCCGGACCGGCCGCTGGACGCCGACGTGGTCCGGGCGGCGGAGCTGCTCGACGAGCTGACCGCGCTCCCGGACGAATCCTGA
- a CDS encoding FAD-dependent oxidoreductase: MTGETLDYLIIGAGPAGLQLAALLEQDGRRDYLVLEGADVPGAFFARFPRHRQLISINKPHTGSDDPELNLRLDWNSLLSDDPALRFTRYTDRYFPDADVMLRYLADFAAATGARVRYRSRVVRVSRAAGGGFAVTDQHGTTYRARRLVVATGVSQPYVPAIPGVAHAERYDTMPVDPADFLDQRVLIIGKGNSAFETADNLMETTTLIHLAGPSSIRMAWRTHYVGHLRAVNNNFLDTYQLKSANAILDGTVRGIEPDGDGYRVTFSFFRADEVTKELHYDRVLLCTGFRFDPSIFDESCRPALVIDDRFPAQSAEWESLDVPDLFFAGTLSQERDFKRSTSGFIHGFRYAVRALHRILERRYHDTPWPAEKLDPTGEAMADAVIARLNRTSALWQQFGVLADVLTVAGAGGDGPETAAADARYHEEVPVEYFSQYGLSTPDHSVEHAFVVTLEYGPEHDQVDPFDVSVTRVAQDVVGQAHDAAYLHPVVRYHHQGRVAAVHHLAENLENQWNRPDVHRAPLVAFLGRCLDATGD, translated from the coding sequence GTGACCGGAGAGACGCTCGACTATCTGATCATCGGTGCCGGACCGGCCGGACTCCAGCTCGCGGCGCTGCTGGAGCAGGACGGCCGGCGCGACTACCTGGTGCTGGAGGGCGCGGACGTCCCCGGCGCGTTCTTCGCCCGGTTCCCCCGGCACCGCCAGCTGATCTCCATCAACAAGCCGCACACCGGCTCCGACGATCCGGAACTGAACCTGCGGCTGGACTGGAACTCGCTGCTCAGCGACGACCCGGCGCTGCGGTTCACCAGGTACACCGACCGGTACTTCCCGGACGCCGACGTGATGCTGCGCTACCTGGCGGACTTCGCCGCCGCCACCGGAGCCCGGGTCCGGTACCGCAGCCGGGTGGTCCGGGTGTCCCGGGCCGCCGGGGGCGGCTTCGCGGTCACCGACCAGCACGGTACGACGTACCGGGCCCGCCGGTTGGTGGTGGCCACCGGGGTCTCCCAGCCGTACGTGCCGGCGATCCCCGGCGTCGCGCACGCCGAGCGGTACGACACGATGCCGGTCGACCCGGCCGACTTCCTCGACCAGCGGGTGCTGATCATCGGGAAGGGGAACTCGGCGTTCGAGACCGCCGACAACCTGATGGAGACCACCACCCTGATCCACCTGGCCGGACCCAGCTCGATCCGGATGGCCTGGCGCACCCACTACGTCGGGCACCTGCGGGCGGTGAACAACAACTTCCTCGACACCTACCAGCTCAAGTCGGCGAACGCGATCCTGGACGGGACGGTGCGCGGCATCGAGCCCGACGGTGACGGCTACCGGGTGACGTTCAGCTTCTTCCGGGCCGACGAGGTCACCAAGGAACTCCACTACGACCGGGTGCTGCTCTGCACCGGTTTCCGGTTCGACCCGTCGATCTTCGACGAGAGCTGCCGCCCGGCGCTGGTGATCGACGACCGGTTCCCGGCCCAGAGCGCCGAGTGGGAGTCGCTGGACGTCCCGGACCTCTTCTTCGCCGGCACGCTCTCCCAGGAGCGGGACTTCAAGCGGTCCACCAGCGGCTTCATCCACGGCTTCCGGTACGCCGTCCGGGCCCTGCACCGGATCCTGGAACGGCGGTACCACGACACCCCCTGGCCGGCCGAGAAGCTCGACCCGACCGGCGAGGCGATGGCGGACGCGGTGATCGCCCGGCTGAACCGCACGTCCGCGCTGTGGCAGCAGTTCGGGGTACTCGCCGACGTGCTGACCGTGGCCGGGGCGGGGGGCGACGGGCCGGAGACGGCCGCTGCGGACGCCCGCTACCACGAGGAGGTGCCGGTCGAGTACTTCAGCCAGTACGGACTCTCCACACCGGACCACTCGGTCGAACACGCCTTCGTCGTCACCCTGGAGTACGGCCCCGAGCACGACCAGGTGGACCCGTTCGACGTCTCGGTGACCCGGGTCGCGCAGGACGTGGTCGGGCAGGCGCACGACGCCGCGTACCTGCATCCGGTGGTCCGGTACCACCACCAGGGCCGGGTGGCGGCGGTCCACCACCTGGCGGAGAACCTGGAGAACCAGTGGAACCGCCCGGACGTGCACCGGGCCCCGCTGGTCGCCTTCCTGGGCCGCTGCCTGGACGCCACCGGGGACTGA
- a CDS encoding alpha-hydroxy acid oxidase — MNLTDLRVEAWDRLDPVHRDFFAGGAGEERTLRANEAAFDSYRILPRVLRGGGERDLRTPLLGGTLSMPVLVSPTAFHRLAHPEGEVGCARAVAAAGTVLVLSMAATTPIEAVAAAPGGDGPPLRFWFQLYPQPDLGFTESLVRRAEAAGARALVVTVDSPVFGRRERDLRNGFLDLPPELCCENMRDPETGRVRDIVLDPDLGWAQVDWLRATTRLPVVLKGVLHPADARLAVAHGVDAVWVSNHGGRQLDGAAAAVDALPAVVAAVEGRIPVLLDGGIRRGSDVLTALALGAVAVGVGRPVLWGLAARGGAGVGQVLDLFRADLARVMTLAGAVRPADLGPDLLTRAVPG, encoded by the coding sequence GTGAACCTCACGGACCTGCGGGTCGAGGCGTGGGACCGCCTCGACCCGGTGCACCGGGACTTCTTCGCCGGCGGGGCCGGCGAGGAACGGACCCTGCGAGCCAACGAGGCGGCCTTCGACTCCTACCGGATCCTGCCCCGGGTGCTGCGCGGCGGTGGGGAGCGCGACCTGCGTACGCCGCTGCTCGGCGGGACGCTGTCGATGCCGGTACTGGTCTCCCCCACCGCGTTCCACCGGCTGGCCCACCCGGAGGGGGAGGTGGGCTGCGCCCGCGCGGTGGCGGCCGCCGGAACGGTGCTGGTGCTGAGCATGGCTGCCACCACACCGATCGAGGCGGTCGCCGCCGCGCCGGGCGGGGACGGCCCGCCGCTGCGGTTCTGGTTCCAGCTCTATCCGCAGCCGGACCTCGGGTTCACCGAGTCGCTGGTCAGGCGGGCCGAGGCCGCCGGTGCCCGGGCGCTTGTCGTCACCGTCGACTCGCCGGTGTTCGGCCGGCGCGAGCGGGACCTGCGCAACGGTTTCCTCGACCTGCCGCCCGAGCTGTGCTGCGAGAACATGCGCGACCCGGAGACCGGGCGGGTCCGGGACATCGTCCTGGACCCCGACCTCGGGTGGGCGCAGGTCGACTGGCTGCGTGCGACGACCCGGCTGCCGGTGGTGTTGAAGGGGGTCCTGCATCCGGCCGACGCCCGGCTCGCCGTCGCGCACGGCGTGGACGCGGTCTGGGTCTCCAACCACGGGGGGCGGCAGTTGGACGGGGCGGCGGCGGCCGTCGACGCCCTGCCGGCGGTGGTGGCCGCGGTCGAGGGGCGGATTCCGGTCCTGCTCGACGGCGGGATCCGCCGGGGCAGCGACGTGCTCACCGCGCTGGCCCTGGGCGCGGTCGCGGTCGGGGTCGGCCGGCCGGTGCTCTGGGGGCTCGCCGCCCGGGGCGGGGCCGGGGTGGGCCAGGTGCTCGACCTGTTCCGCGCCGACCTGGCCCGGGTGATGACGCTGGCCGGCGCCGTCCGCCCCGCCGACCTGGGACCGGACCTGCTCACCCGGGCGGTGCCGGGATGA
- a CDS encoding cytochrome P450 has protein sequence MSALPVLGTLLAVPVAVAGWLLPRWLPPAVVRLRGWIFARVNGTEGIAVPGPLVGPEHFTRLYADPAADGRSRGAGLSDLFWYWLAPGPQMHQEHLEPGERYRTVARTTRRVLAVSQSRSTELAAAAARRVLAALPAGRSSRVRLRDLMMPIWAEVYHELVFGEECPPEVRALIVANADDVVTALKCCGLRHMRRRDRLTRHLLARVEAGTSPVTLPEPFTARETAWYLQGAFFNTAVVQMSEAMAHLLLAVAQHPATQRELLAGLDDAGEAPDRVLDRVIDETLRVHPLFGVAHRVTSAPIRLDDAVTIPAGSVLLFNYLAFQRTGPAADDTFDPDRWRTLDRRAAHFVPFGVTANRACPARGVAPVMMRAVTREVLRRYALVSTVRHSRSLPSRGPCFLVPAGVRPPGRFRLWLMRLADNWADVWRSLVQLVLGSVMVLDARRQRLCATYFEEVRR, from the coding sequence ATGAGCGCGCTGCCGGTGCTCGGGACCCTGCTGGCGGTTCCCGTCGCGGTGGCCGGCTGGCTGCTGCCGCGCTGGCTGCCCCCGGCGGTGGTCCGGCTGCGAGGGTGGATCTTCGCGCGGGTGAACGGCACCGAGGGGATCGCGGTGCCCGGCCCGCTGGTCGGCCCGGAGCACTTCACCCGGCTCTACGCCGACCCGGCAGCCGACGGGCGCAGCCGGGGCGCCGGCCTCTCCGACCTGTTCTGGTACTGGCTGGCACCGGGGCCGCAGATGCACCAGGAGCACCTGGAGCCCGGCGAGCGCTACCGCACCGTCGCCCGGACTACCCGGCGGGTGCTGGCGGTGTCGCAGTCGCGGTCGACGGAACTGGCCGCCGCCGCGGCCCGGCGCGTCCTCGCCGCGCTGCCCGCCGGCCGGAGCAGCCGGGTGCGGCTGCGGGACCTGATGATGCCGATCTGGGCCGAGGTCTACCACGAGCTCGTCTTCGGCGAGGAGTGCCCGCCGGAGGTCCGGGCGCTGATCGTGGCGAACGCCGACGACGTGGTGACCGCGCTGAAGTGCTGCGGGCTGCGGCACATGCGGCGGCGGGACCGGCTCACCCGGCACCTGCTGGCCCGGGTCGAGGCGGGCACCTCGCCGGTGACCCTGCCGGAGCCGTTCACCGCGCGGGAGACGGCCTGGTATCTCCAGGGCGCCTTCTTCAACACCGCCGTGGTGCAGATGTCCGAGGCGATGGCGCACCTGCTGCTGGCCGTCGCCCAGCACCCGGCGACCCAGCGCGAGCTGCTGGCCGGCCTGGACGACGCCGGGGAGGCGCCTGACCGGGTACTGGACCGGGTGATCGACGAGACGCTGCGGGTGCATCCGCTCTTCGGGGTGGCGCACCGGGTGACCTCGGCACCGATCCGGCTCGACGACGCGGTCACCATTCCGGCCGGCTCCGTGCTGCTCTTCAACTACCTCGCCTTCCAGCGCACCGGACCGGCCGCCGACGACACGTTCGACCCGGACCGGTGGCGGACACTGGACCGCCGGGCGGCGCACTTCGTCCCGTTCGGCGTGACCGCCAACCGGGCCTGTCCGGCCCGGGGCGTGGCACCGGTGATGATGCGCGCGGTCACCCGCGAGGTGCTGCGCCGGTACGCGCTGGTCTCCACCGTCCGGCACAGCCGTTCGCTGCCGAGCCGGGGGCCGTGCTTCCTCGTCCCGGCCGGCGTACGGCCCCCCGGGCGGTTCCGACTGTGGCTGATGCGGCTGGCGGACAACTGGGCCGACGTGTGGCGCAGTCTCGTCCAGCTGGTACTCGGCAGCGTGATGGTGCTCGACGCGCGACGGCAACGTCTCTGTGCCACCTACTTCGAGGAGGTTCGACGATGA
- a CDS encoding cation:proton antiporter — protein MTPVALAPRFFIAVAVILLFCRLMAWLLGKVGQPAVVSEMLAGVLLGPSLLGLLAPGVQDALFPEQLYPVLYVVGQVGLVIFMFQAGYAFTAHPTTGLAGTAGAVSLAGVLAPLGLGVLLVLATAGHAPVIADGASVGVSAAFVGVALAITAFPMLARIITERGHAGTRHGSLALASGALDDVVAWMLLAVVLATASGRVGPALTTVGGAALFGLLLWTVGRRVTAALVGSDRLGDQSRLLGLVALLFAVAWYTDEIGLYAVFGAFAVGAVMPHHERTDRLVNTVTPVCQIVFLPLFFTYSGLHTEFGLLGQPSVLLFALGCVTVAIVGKFGACWGAARLRREPNGVALRIGALMNARGLMQLIAINVGMAAGIVNSTLFTALVLVALVTTLMTTPLLTWIERREERAAAQADTQESAIAVQPAGGKA, from the coding sequence ATGACCCCGGTGGCCCTGGCTCCCCGGTTCTTCATCGCCGTCGCGGTGATCCTGCTCTTCTGCCGACTGATGGCGTGGCTGCTCGGCAAGGTCGGCCAGCCGGCGGTGGTGAGCGAGATGCTGGCCGGTGTGCTGCTCGGGCCGTCGCTGCTCGGCCTGCTGGCACCGGGCGTGCAGGACGCGCTCTTCCCGGAGCAGCTCTATCCGGTGCTCTACGTCGTCGGCCAGGTCGGCCTGGTCATCTTCATGTTCCAGGCCGGGTACGCCTTCACCGCGCACCCGACGACCGGACTGGCCGGCACCGCCGGCGCGGTGTCGCTGGCCGGGGTGCTCGCCCCGCTCGGCCTCGGCGTGCTGCTGGTGCTCGCCACCGCGGGACACGCACCGGTGATCGCCGACGGCGCCTCGGTCGGGGTCTCCGCCGCCTTCGTCGGGGTCGCCCTGGCGATCACCGCCTTCCCGATGCTGGCCCGGATCATCACCGAGCGCGGTCACGCCGGGACCCGGCACGGCTCACTCGCCCTGGCCAGCGGTGCACTCGACGACGTGGTGGCCTGGATGCTGCTCGCGGTCGTCCTGGCCACCGCCTCCGGGCGGGTGGGGCCGGCGCTGACCACGGTCGGGGGTGCGGCGCTGTTCGGGCTGCTGCTCTGGACGGTGGGTCGGCGGGTCACCGCCGCGCTGGTCGGCAGCGACCGGCTCGGCGACCAGTCCCGGCTGCTCGGCCTGGTCGCACTCCTCTTCGCGGTCGCCTGGTACACCGACGAGATCGGCCTGTACGCGGTCTTCGGCGCCTTCGCGGTCGGCGCGGTGATGCCGCACCACGAGCGCACCGACCGGCTGGTCAACACGGTCACCCCGGTCTGCCAGATCGTCTTCCTGCCGCTCTTCTTCACCTACTCCGGCCTGCACACCGAGTTCGGGCTGCTGGGCCAACCGTCGGTGCTGCTCTTCGCGCTCGGCTGCGTCACGGTGGCGATCGTGGGCAAGTTCGGCGCCTGCTGGGGCGCGGCCCGGTTGCGCCGGGAGCCGAACGGGGTGGCGCTGCGGATCGGCGCGCTGATGAACGCCCGCGGGCTGATGCAGCTGATCGCGATAAACGTCGGGATGGCCGCCGGCATCGTCAACTCGACGCTGTTCACCGCGCTGGTGCTGGTCGCGCTCGTCACGACGCTGATGACGACGCCGCTGCTGACCTGGATCGAGCGGCGGGAGGAGCGGGCCGCTGCCCAGGCCGACACGCAGGAAAGCGCCATAGCGGTTCAACCGGCGGGAGGCAAAGCATAG
- a CDS encoding response regulator transcription factor, with product MLTASKTPPRVHRLLLVEDDADLAEMLTEVLTDEGYLVDVAPDGQRGLHLGLTRPYDVMVIDRLLPALDGLNLLSRLRSRAVPARALMLTALGTVDDRVAGLDAGADDYLIKPFELDELSARIRALCRRASDRAETLPLGAGRLDLGARDVLLPDGSRVALSAREFDLLHLLAVRPRAVHSRAELRRRIFGEAAASSIVDTYVYYLRRKLGRAAVRTVHGLGYRLGEL from the coding sequence GTGCTTACGGCTAGCAAGACGCCACCCCGCGTACACCGCCTGCTCCTGGTCGAGGACGACGCCGACCTGGCGGAGATGCTGACCGAGGTGCTGACCGACGAAGGCTACCTCGTCGACGTGGCTCCGGACGGTCAACGCGGCCTGCACCTCGGGCTCACCCGGCCGTACGACGTCATGGTGATCGACCGGTTGCTGCCGGCGCTCGACGGGCTCAACCTGCTGTCCCGGTTACGGTCCCGTGCCGTCCCGGCCCGCGCGCTGATGCTCACCGCCCTCGGCACGGTCGACGACCGGGTGGCCGGCCTCGACGCGGGCGCCGACGACTACCTGATCAAACCGTTCGAGCTGGACGAGCTGAGTGCCCGGATCCGGGCACTGTGCCGGCGCGCCTCGGACCGTGCCGAGACGCTTCCGCTCGGCGCCGGCCGGCTCGACCTGGGCGCCCGGGACGTGCTGCTGCCGGACGGCTCCCGGGTGGCGCTCTCCGCCCGGGAGTTCGACCTGCTCCACCTCCTCGCCGTACGCCCCAGGGCGGTGCACTCCCGCGCGGAGTTGCGCCGCCGGATCTTCGGCGAGGCAGCCGCCTCGTCCATAGTGGACACCTACGTCTACTACCTGCGGCGAAAGCTCGGCCGCGCCGCGGTGCGTACCGTGCACGGCCTCGGCTACCGGCTGGGCGAGCTGTGA
- a CDS encoding HAMP domain-containing sensor histidine kinase translates to MATERMVVARARRRVGILVGLAVTVLITLIGGVAYASLIQGQERQIHRELAYTATRSDPSGPPGCTWLFLLHDGELRTGDIPAPPGFPLQQPLARVVETRTAEVTTLERNGTVYYVLTQPRGDDVVQAIFDARYQLADRRHLLVALAIAEAIGLLAAIASGLTVGRLTVAPLAEALARQRRFVADVSHELRTPIAQVHTRAQLLARRAGNAGVPADYRAELERLIGTTRWLGEVVDDLLLSARLAAMPDIRPGTGTVDMAALAEHAVVAETDRATEQGVTLTLSRPDVPLPVLGVASALRRVIGELLTNALTHTPAGGLIEVTVRRPAGGGVVELTVTDTGTGFDPAERIFDRFRSGVETERRRTGLGLSLLREVVTGHGGTIQAEGQPGRGASFVVRLPARADTALTGTRPAG, encoded by the coding sequence ATGGCCACCGAACGCATGGTGGTGGCCCGGGCCCGGCGCCGGGTCGGCATACTCGTCGGACTCGCCGTGACCGTCCTGATCACACTGATCGGCGGGGTCGCCTACGCCTCGCTGATCCAGGGCCAGGAAAGGCAGATCCACCGCGAACTCGCCTACACCGCCACCCGCAGCGACCCGTCCGGGCCGCCCGGGTGCACCTGGCTCTTCCTGCTGCACGACGGCGAGCTGCGCACCGGCGACATCCCCGCGCCTCCCGGGTTCCCGCTCCAGCAGCCGCTGGCCAGGGTGGTCGAGACCAGGACCGCCGAGGTGACCACCCTGGAACGCAACGGCACCGTCTACTACGTGCTGACCCAGCCGCGCGGCGACGACGTCGTGCAGGCCATCTTCGACGCCCGCTACCAGCTCGCCGACCGCCGGCACCTGCTCGTCGCGCTCGCCATCGCGGAGGCGATCGGGCTGCTCGCCGCCATCGCCAGCGGCCTGACGGTGGGACGCCTCACCGTCGCACCGCTGGCCGAGGCGCTCGCCCGGCAGCGCCGGTTCGTCGCCGACGTCAGCCACGAACTCCGTACCCCGATCGCCCAGGTGCACACCCGGGCCCAACTGCTCGCCCGCCGGGCCGGCAACGCCGGAGTACCGGCCGACTACCGCGCCGAACTCGAACGGCTGATCGGCACCACCCGCTGGCTCGGCGAGGTCGTCGACGACCTGCTGCTCTCCGCCCGGTTGGCGGCGATGCCGGACATCCGGCCCGGCACCGGCACCGTGGACATGGCCGCGCTGGCCGAGCACGCGGTGGTCGCCGAGACCGACCGGGCCACCGAGCAGGGTGTGACGCTCACGCTGAGCCGTCCGGACGTGCCGCTGCCGGTGCTCGGGGTGGCGTCCGCGCTGAGGCGGGTGATCGGCGAACTGCTGACGAACGCCCTGACCCACACTCCGGCAGGTGGACTGATCGAGGTGACGGTACGCCGCCCGGCCGGCGGCGGCGTGGTCGAGCTGACCGTCACCGACACCGGTACCGGATTCGACCCCGCCGAGCGGATCTTCGACCGGTTCCGCAGCGGCGTCGAGACCGAGCGTCGGCGTACCGGCCTCGGACTGTCGCTGCTGCGCGAGGTCGTCACCGGGCACGGCGGCACGATCCAGGCCGAGGGCCAGCCCGGCCGGGGTGCCAGCTTCGTGGTCCGGCTGCCGGCCAGGGCCGACACCGCGCTCACCGGGACCCGGCCCGCCGGCTGA